TACCAGCGTTAGACGCTATATTAACTATTACGCCATCTTTAACTCTCTTCAGCAAAGGAAGGAACTCATATGTTACATATATTGTTCCATTTAAGTTAATTCTTAGCATCCTTTCATATTTCTGCTCATCAAATTCTTCAAAAGGCATTAGAACCATTATACCTGCGTTGTTAACTATGATGTCAACCTTACCAAATTCCTTATCAACAATTTCTTTAGCCTTTCTAACTTCTTCTCTATTTCCTACATCACACTTAATAATATATGCCCCTTTTTCCTTAAGCTTCTTAGCTTCGTTCTCAGCCGAGGCATAAAGTACCACTGGTGTTGCTCCTTCTCTTAAGAATCCTTCAGTAATAGCTCTTCCTATCCCTCTAGTACCCCCGGTTATAACGACTATTCTGCCTTTAAATCTCATATAATAAACCACTACCATATCTCTTATTAACGTTTTCTTTTAGTAATTGATATATTGTGATTAGGAAATTTTTAGGGCAGTACTTCATTGTGAGTAGCTTCACTATGATAGGATTACTGTTTCCAGTAGAATTTTATAGCGAAACTAAATCGTTATTCCTATTAGGTGTAATAACCGGAATTTACAATGCTCTTAATGCCCTTGGATCTTATATATGGGGGTATTTAATTGATAGGACAAGACTTAGGAAAGAATACGCTATAATATTATCAGTAGCAGGTATAGTTATTGGAATAATATATCATAGTAATAAATTGATAGCATACGAGCTTAGTGGATTTGTATCCGCTTTAGACGGCCCTATATACTCTGCCATATTATTGGAAACTACCCCACAAGAAAAGTTAGTCTTGGGCAATACTAGATTATCACAAATCTCACTAGCTGGAAATGTTACAGGAAGTTTGCTTTCAGCATTTTATCATAATGACTATCTTATACTTATATTCTTTTCAATTTCATTAATATTTAATGTAACCCATGTGCCTAGATATGATGGAGGAATAAATTATGATGTAGTTGATAGAAACAAGATACTCAAAGCCCTATATGTACCTATTATATCATATTTCTGGTTTAATATGGCAGCTGAAATATTCTATACTTTATATGTTCCATTAAACTATCTGATGCTTAACCCTTCATATATTATATTTCTCAGTTATTCCCTACTTTACTTAATTGAAGAGGTAATATATAGTAAGGGGACAAGTCTAGTTAAAGGTAAGGAAGAATACTTCATGTTATTAGTAACATTTGCCAGATCGTTAATAGTTTTATATATTGTCTATATAATTCTAATTGGATTCAAAATATATGAGGGAACTATGTTATTATTCTTAACTTTTGGTCCACTTTTCCCAATATACAATATATCGTTCTTTTCATTAATGATAAAGGGACTGAAGAGAAATAAGGCAACTGTTATCGGAATATTTAATGCTACTGAGGATATAGCGAATGTGGTGGGTGGCTTTTTATCAGGTTCTACAAATAATATTGTCTCAGGATATCAGATTTCATTCTATTCCTTTGCACTTTCACTATTTCTACTGTATATCTATTTACGCAAACCTCTTCTTAATAGAGCTTCTTCATAGAGATTCTTTTCTCTATCTGTAACTGGTATATATTTAGGCATTTTTATTGGCTTACCCTCCTTGTCTATCCTAACGTAAGTAAAATAAGCGGTAGCTACGTGTTCTTTTAATCCCTTCATATCCTCTCTTATCACGTTAATTATCACATCTGCAGATGTATTACCTACGTAGATCAAACCTGCTCTAATTGTTATAATATCATTAAGCCTTATAGGAGAGTAAAACGTGAGCCCCTTTACAGCAACCGTTACAACTGCGCCAGACGTATAGTCAGTGCTATTATTATAGCCTATATAGTTAAAACACACTACACCGCCAATATCATCCATGAGCTTCAAAAGTTTCCCTGCAGACATTATCTTACCGTCATAAGTAAGCTCTGGTGATACATGAATTACATTACTTATTTTATATCTTATACCCTCTGTTATGTCCTCTGTTCGAAATCTCATCTTTTGTCTATCAGCTATTTTAGATAGCTTACTTTCTCGTCTTTTCTTAATTTCTTCTATCTTTCTTTTTTCTTCCTCGTTCTCTTCGACTATTTTAACCCCTACTGGAACTGGTCTCAATAAGTCATCAACTTTCACGTAAGTGGCGTAGGCTGAAACTACTTCTTCATTTTGGTTAAAAGCGTTTATCTCAACTTCAAGCGATGTATTGCCTATATATACTGTTTCGGCCCTCACTCTGATTATATCACCTAACTTTACTGGCTTCTTAAATACCACATCATCTAATGAGGCTAAAAGTGATGTACCCTTTGCAACTTTTGTAGCGGATAACATCCCAGTTTCTACTAGAAAAAATAACATATCCCCCCCATGTAATCTATTCAAAAAGTTAGTTTGTTCATAATGAACTATT
The nucleotide sequence above comes from Sulfolobus tengchongensis. Encoded proteins:
- a CDS encoding SDR family oxidoreductase, whose product is MVVVYYMRFKGRIVVITGGTRGIGRAITEGFLREGATPVVLYASAENEAKKLKEKGAYIIKCDVGNREEVRKAKEIVDKEFGKVDIIVNNAGIMVLMPFEEFDEQKYERMLRINLNGTIYVTYEFLPLLKRVKDGVIVNIASNAGIGTAAEGTTFYAISKAGIIILTRRLAFELGKYGIRVNAVAPGWIETDMTLGGKDQEEAERLREIFRNKTVLRTTGKPEDIANVVLFLASEEARYITGQVIVADGGRIDNLTHSV
- a CDS encoding acyl-CoA thioesterase — encoded protein: MSYLRISDTVVETYRIVHYEQTNFLNRLHGGDMLFFLVETGMLSATKVAKGTSLLASLDDVVFKKPVKLGDIIRVRAETVYIGNTSLEVEINAFNQNEEVVSAYATYVKVDDLLRPVPVGVKIVEENEEEKRKIEEIKKRRESKLSKIADRQKMRFRTEDITEGIRYKISNVIHVSPELTYDGKIMSAGKLLKLMDDIGGVVCFNYIGYNNSTDYTSGAVVTVAVKGLTFYSPIRLNDIITIRAGLIYVGNTSADVIINVIREDMKGLKEHVATAYFTYVRIDKEGKPIKMPKYIPVTDREKNLYEEALLRRGLRK
- a CDS encoding MFS transporter, encoding MIRKFLGQYFIVSSFTMIGLLFPVEFYSETKSLFLLGVITGIYNALNALGSYIWGYLIDRTRLRKEYAIILSVAGIVIGIIYHSNKLIAYELSGFVSALDGPIYSAILLETTPQEKLVLGNTRLSQISLAGNVTGSLLSAFYHNDYLILIFFSISLIFNVTHVPRYDGGINYDVVDRNKILKALYVPIISYFWFNMAAEIFYTLYVPLNYLMLNPSYIIFLSYSLLYLIEEVIYSKGTSLVKGKEEYFMLLVTFARSLIVLYIVYIILIGFKIYEGTMLLFLTFGPLFPIYNISFFSLMIKGLKRNKATVIGIFNATEDIANVVGGFLSGSTNNIVSGYQISFYSFALSLFLLYIYLRKPLLNRASS